The following nucleotide sequence is from Cyanobium sp. AMD-g.
CGGAGGGGCAGCACTTCCGAGGCAGCGGCGACACCGAGGTGCTGCTGGCCTGGCTGATCCGCTGGGGACGGAACGGGCTGGCCGCGTTGCGCGGCATGTTCGCCTTCTGCCTCTACGACAGCCACGAGCGCAGCGCCCTGCTCGCCCGTGATCCCCATGGCATCAAGCCCCTCTACCTGCGCAGCGGTCCGGAGGGATCGCTCGCCTTCGCCTCGGAACTGCGGGCCCTGCTGGCGGCCGAGGCGAACCGGCCCCACCTGGATCGCCAGTCCCTGGCTCGCTACCTGGCCACCGGATCGGTGAGCGAGCCCGCCACCCTGGTGCAGGGCGTTCAGCGCCTGCCCAGCGGCCACGCCGCCAGATGGCACCGGGGTGTGTTGAGCGTGCATCCCTGGGGGGCCCTGCCGGAGAGCCTCGCCGGTGCCAGCCGCGACACCGGCATGACGGCGGCCGAGGCCGTGGCCCTCACCCGCTCGGCGCTCGAGGACTCCGTGGCGGCCCACATGGTCAGCGATGTGCCCGTTGGGCTGTTCCTCAGCGCCGGACTCGACTCCGCCTCCCTGCTGGCGCTGGCCCCCCGGGGCCTGCACACCTTCACCATCGGATTCGAGGCGGCAGGGGCCGGCGGCTTCGATGAATCCGGGCCGGCGGACCGCATCGCCAGCCACTTCGGGGCCCATCACACGCCTCTGAACCTCTCGGCCGACCAGGTCCGTCAGTGGCTGCCCGCCTTCCTGGACAGCCAGGACCAGCCCTCCATCGACGGATACAACACCTGGTGTGTGGCCCGGCTGGCCACGGAGCACGGGCTGAAGGTGGCCCTCTCCGGTCTTGGCGGCGATGAATTGTTCGGGGGCTACCCCAGCTTCCAGATGGTGCCGAAGCTATGCCGCTGGCGCCGCCGTATCGGACCGGCCGGGCCGCCGGCGGCCTGGGTTCTGCACCGGCTGCCCCTGGGGCGCCGGGCCAGGCTGCAGCGGATCACGGGGTTGCTGGAGGCCCCCGCGTCCCTCGGCCAGGCCTACGGATGTTTCCGGGGACTGTTCTCCCCCACCGAAATCGAGCGCCTGCTGGCGCACTGGGGGCTCAGCACCTCTGCTGGGACGCCTGCGACCGGCGAAGCTGACGGGGGAGAAGCACCCGGCGGGCGCGAAGGGGTGGCCTGGCTGGAAGGCACCCGCTACCTGCGCAACCAGCTGCTGCCGGACAGTGATGTGATGGCCATGGCCGCCGGCCTGGAATTGCGCCTGCCCCTGGTGGATGCCCAGCTGCAGCGCCGGCTGGCGCCGATCCCCACCGCCCTGCGGCTGGCGCAAGGCAAGCAACTGCTGGCGGACAGCCTGCCGGAGCTGCCCGGCTGGTTTCTGAACCGCCCCAAGCAGGGGTTCCGTTTTCCGTTCCAGCTCTGGCTCGACGACCCGGCCTCACCCCTGGCCCTGCGACTACCCACGACCCCCCGTGGGATCGACCTGGCGCCCTGGTACCGGCGCTGGAGCCTGATGGTGCTGCAGCACTGGCTGGAGGTTCACCTCGGCGTCAGCCTGTCCGCGGCCCCACACCCGTGAACGACACGCCGCCTTGCACCCTCAGGTTGCCCCCGGGAATGTCCCCTAGGATCCGGCTGCCGCTGGATGCCCAACCCGCCGGGTCATCGGCTCCCGTGTTCCGTCCTTCCATTCGGGGATGTCGAGGCCGATCCGATCCTGAGAGCCAGCCTCCCGGCTCCATGACGCTGCAACGGTGCGTGGATCCCCGGACCCTTCCGGGGCTGGCCGACGCCACCAGCGCCACCCCGCCCCCGCCAACCGGTTCACACGCTTCATGACGCTCATCCTGGGCATCAATGCCTTCCACGCCGATGCGGCCGCCGCCCTGGTCCGGGATGGGGTGATCGTCGCCGCGGCAGAAGAGGAGCGCTTTCGCCGCATCAAGCACTGGGCCGGTTTTCCCTCCGAGGCCATCGCCTGGTGTCTGGCCGATGCCGGCGTGGGGCCAGCCGACCTCGACCACATCGCCATCAACTCCCAGCCGGGGGCCCACCGCTGGCGCAAGGTGGCGTACACCCTGGGGCACCGCCCCGATCCCCGCTTCCTGGTCGCCCGCTGGCGCAACAAGCGGGAACGGGCCGGCCTGGCCCAGCAACTGGCCCTGGCCTTCCCTGGAGCGGAGATCGGAGCCCGGCTGCACTTCGTGGAGCACCATCGGGCCCACCTCGCCTCGGCCTTCTTCGCCTCCCCCTTCCAGGAGGCGGCGGTGATCTCGGTGGACGGCTTCGGCGACTTCGCCAGCGGCGCCTGGGGCCATGGCCAGGACAACCAGCTCAGCCTCGATGGCCAGATCTGGTTTCCCCATTCCCTGGGCGCTTTCTACACCGCCATCACCCAGTACCTGGGCTTCCCCAACTACGGCGACGAATACAAGGTGATGGGACTGGCCCCCTATGGCCAGCCCTCCCGGATGGAGGAGATGCGCCGCATCGTGCGGCTCCAGTCCGACGGCACCTATCGGCTGGATCTGCGCTACTTCCTGCACGCCACCCAGAAGCTCCCGCACCAGTGGAGCAACGGGGCCCCGGTGGTGGGCGGCCACTGGAGCCCGGAGCTGGAAGCCCTGCTAGGTCCCGCCCGCCAGGCGGAGGAGCCGCTGCAGCAGCACCACATGGACATCGCCCGCTCGGCCCAGGCGATGTACGAGGAAGCCTTCTTCCACTTGTTGCGGGCCCTGCACCGGACCCACCCCAGCGACCAGCTCTGCATTGCCGGGGGCTGCGGTGCCAACTCGGTCGCCAACGGCAAGGTGACCCTGGCCACCCCGTTCCAGCGGGTCTATGTGCAAGCGGCCGCCGGTGACGCCGGGGGCGCCCTCGGCGCCGCCCTCGATGTGTGGCACAGCCTGGGACGGACCCGCAGCGCGCCGATGCGCCATGCCTACCTGGGCAGCCAGCCGGCCCCCGGGGAGGTGGAGGAACTGCTCGCCAGCCAAAGCGCCCGCATGGCCCTGGAGCAGGCCCAGTGCAGCCTGGAGCGACCGGAGGAAGGAGCCCTCTGCCAGCAGGTGGCGGCGGCGATCGCCGAGGGGCTGGTGATCGGCTGGTTCGATGGCCGCATGGAGTGGGGACCGCGGGCCCTGGGCCACCGTTCGATCCTCGGCGACCCCCGCCGCGCCGACATGAAGGACATCCTCAACCTCAAGATCAAACGGAGGGAATCGTTCCGTCCGTTCGCCCCTTCGGTGCTGGAGGAGGCGGTGGGCGACTGGTTCAGCCTCGATGGGGAGGTGCCCTTCATGATGCAGGTGTACCCGATCCGTGAGGAGCAGCGGGCCCGTATCCCGGCCGTCACCCATGTGGATGGCAGCGGCCGTCTCCAGACCGTGAACGCGGCGGACAATGGCCGCTACTACCGCCTGATCCGCGCCTTCGCCGACCAGACCGGCGTGCCGATGGTGCTCAACACCTCGTTCAACGAGAACGAACCGATCGTCGCCACCCCGGCCCAGGCACTCGACTGCTTCCTGCGCACCCGCATGGACCTCCTGGTGCTGGGAGATGTGCTGATCCGCCGGCAGGGGTGAGCGCCACGCCACTACCGGGCGCTGCCGCAGGCGCCCCCCTACCCCCTGGAACCGCCACAGGGCTCACCCTGATCGTTCCCACTCTCGATTCCTACCGGCTGCTGCCCCGGCTGGTCACCTCCCTGCAACGTCAGAGCTGGCCCCACTGGCGGGTGCTGTTCATCGACGGGCCCAGCGGAGCGGAGCACCGGGCCTGGCTGGAGGCCCTCTGCCACCGGGACAAGCGCTTCACCTGGCAGCCCCAGGAGCCGACCTTTCCTGGCATCTTCGGCGCCATGAACCAGGGTTTCCTTGCCGCGCCCGCGGACCACTGGCTGTTGTGCTGGGGCAGTGACGACTGGGCACCCAGCCCCACCGCACTCGAGGAGGCGCTGAAGGCGACCCGGCCGGCCACGCCAGGGGGCGACCCACCCGATCTGGTGGTTTGCCATGGCCGTTATGCAGGGCCAGGCAAGGACGGGGCGGTCCGGCTGGGACGCAGGACGGCCTTCTCCAGCTGTGGGGCCTATCGACTCAACCTGTTTCTGGGCTCCACCCCACCCCACCAGGCCACCCTGATCGGGCCGGGGGCCCGCCGGCGCGTCGATCCGTTCGCCGCACCCTTCCGGCTTTCCGCCGACCTCGACTACTTCCTCCGCCTGAGCGCCTGCGCCGACCTTTCGTGCCGGGCACTGGATCTGGAGCTGGTGCACATGGGCGAGGCGGGTGTCAGCGGCCAGCAGACCCGCCGGCGCCTTCAGGAGGTCCGGCTGGCCTATGGGCGGGCGTTCGGCTGTCTCTGGTGGATCCCCTTCCTGCTGCGCTACGTCAGGCGTCTCTGGAGTCGGATCCCTGCGTTGGGGAAGGACCGGATGAGAACGGGACAGGGCAGATAAACTCCCCTGGGCCTGCGCGTCACTTCCCTTGCCAGAGCAGAGCGGGCCGGCCGGGGCAGACCGGAAACGGCAGCGGCAACGGGTGCGGCGCCACACCCACCGGACCATCCAGGGCAGCCCCCTGCAACGCTTCTGGGCCAACCGCACAGCCCGCCTGGGGGCCATGGCGTTGGGCAGCATGGCCGTGGTCGCCTGGTTTTTCTCGCCCGCCTGGCAGGGGACCCGGGGTCCGGGGCCAACCTCGGGGAGAGACACCGTCACAGCGCCCAAGACGACCACGGGACAAGGAACCCAGGTGATCTCCGCCTTCATCGAGGATCCCTGGCGGAGCCAGTCGGCCCTTCTCCTCTGGCGGCAGCAACCAGGTGCGTTGCTGGTACTGCAGGGCAACGCCGAGTACCAGGCCATCACCTACAACCACCTCCGCAACCGAAGGCTCTGGCCCCAGGACACCTCGAAAGTGTTGCGCTTGCTTCCCGGTTGCGACACCGTCGGCCAGGTGACCGCCCTGGCCCGAATGCTGGAGACCAGACCCGGACCGGGACAGCTCACCTTCGTCACAGCCGAAACCCACATGGCCCGTACCCTGGCCATCGCCCGGATCGTCTTTGCCGGCACCGGCTGGCAGGTGGAGGGCTCTGACGCCGAAACCGGTGATCTGCGCCCCGAATCCCAGCTGCGTCTCTGGCGCGACCAGGTGCGCGCCTCCCTCTGGCGACTGACGGCGTGGGATGGCCGCCTGGATGGCAACGAATGCCTTTGATCTCCCCCTTGGCCCTCCCGGCCCCCGCCCCAATCACGCTCTTCGGAGCCACGACCCCCAGCGGGCAGGCCCTGATGGAGCTGGCCAGGGGGACCCAGCTGGTGGTGGCCGGCCGACGTCCTCCGCTGCCGCCCGCCTGGGGCGGCGATCCACCTCCCTTTCAGCCTTGCGACCTCGACCATGCCAGCGGTCCAGGCATGGCCCCGTCCGGGTTGCTGGTGAGCTTTGCCCCCATCTGGTCGTTCGCACCCTGGATGGCCCGTTATGCCAGCAGCGACCCGGCCGGCTTCGCCTCCCTGCAGGGGGTGATCGCCTGTTCCTCCTCCTCGGTGATCACCAAGCGGTTCGCCGCCAATGGCTTCGACCGAGGTCTGGTGCAACGGCTGCGCGAGGCAGAGGAGCAGCTGACGCTGACCTGTGCGGCCCACGACCTGCCACTCCGCATCCTGGCGCCCACGCTCATCTATGGCCAGGCCGGCCCCCTGGGCGATCGCAACCTGAGCAAGCTGCGCCAGCTGCTGCGCCGCCTGCCCCTGCTGCCCCTACCCGGCGAGGGCGGCCTGCGGCAACCCATCCACTGCCGCCAGCTGGCCGCCGTGGCGCTGCATCTGGCCCACCACCTGCCCTCGTCGGCGGGCGACCCTGCCCAGCCGGTGCACCTGCCCCTCGGAGGCGATGACACCCTGACCTACGCCAGCATGTTGCGCCGTCTTCAGGACGCGACTGAGCTGGGCGATCCGGCCCGAGGCTGCCGGCTGCTGGCCCTGCCACCACGTCTCTTTCAGATCCTGGCCGCACCGCTGCTGCTGCTCTCGCCGAAATTCTTCGAGGCGGTGCTCCGCATGGGCGCCGACCTGGCCGGGTTCACCCCAGCCCATCGCATCCTGGGGGTACCACCTGAACCCTTTCCCGTGCTGCCGCTGGCACCATGAGCGCCCTTCACAACACGGCTGTTCTGATGCTGGGCGGGGGCCTGGGGGCGCTGCTCCTGCACCTGCTGCTGCCGCTGCTGAGGCGTGGGCTGGTCGATCAGCCCAACGCCCGCAGCTCCCACAAGCGGCCAACCCCCCGGGGCGGGGGCCTGGCCTTTGTCCTGGTCGGCAGTGGGCTGGCTCCCCTGGCCGGCGCAGGCTGGCCGGCCTGGATTCCGATGATCTGCCTGCCGCTGGCCCTCGTGGGTCTGCTGGACGACCGCCTTGATCTGCCGGCAGCAGGGCGTTACGGCATCCAGATCGCCACGGCCCTGGCCCTGGTGGCGATCACCCCGCTTCCTCTCGTGTGGTGGCTGCTGCCCGTGGCCTGGTTCGCCGTCACGGCGGTGATCAATTTCGTCAACTTCAGTGATGGCCTCGATGGACTCGTCGCTGGCTGCGCCTCGGTGCTGCTGACCATTGCCGTACTGGCAATGGCGCCGGAGGCGGGCAACGCCCTTCTCCCCCTGCTCGGGGCCCTGTTGAGCTTCCTTGTCTGGAACTGGAGCCCGGCCAGGGTGTTCATGGGGGACGTGGGCAGCACGTTCCTCGGGGCGGTGATCGCCGGCGTCGTGCTGCAGCAGGGAACGCCGGCCATGGCCCTGGGCCTGCTTCTGGCGGGATTTCCCTTACTGGGCGACCCCTGCCTCTGCGTTTTGCGCCGCTGGCAGGCAGGACAGCCCATCTTCCAGGCCCATCGGCTGCATCTGTACCAACGCCTGCATCAAGCCGGCTGGCCCCACAGCCGGGTGGCCATCCTGTACATCGGTGCCACCGCCCTGCTGGGCGGGGCCCTCCTTCTCCAGGGCCTGGCCCTGGAGCTCGGCCTGCTGCTGGCGGCACTCGCTGTCGGCCTCTGGCTGGATCGGCACCACGCCATCCCCTTCTCACCCTGAAATGGCAGTAAAGTGGCAAGTGGAGTCAAATCCATCCGACGATCCATTCATTCCTTGATCACATCAATGTTGGATGAAAATCTCGACCCCAGCCTTGCTTGCTAGCATCTGTTCCTGATGCCATGGACTTCCATAGCGGCGACAACCCAGACACTTTCCGACTGTTCAAGGATCCGGGCTCAGCCCTTCATCATTGTTTCAGCAGCTTTCACATCTCGCCCCCTTTGGTACTGGCTTTGCCTTAGTATCTTCTCAGCAAGTCTTTACCTGATTGATTGATTCTTAGCGATCTGAACGTTTGATTCCCCAGCTCACCATTCTTCGCCATGTCCAGAAGCAGCTGCTTGCCCGCAGGCTGCTTCTGGTCGTCTTTGATGGACTGATGATCATTGCGGCCTACCTCGGGGCCTTCATTCTGCGCTTACCGGATGCCACGTCCCTCAGTGGTTTCCTGCCTTCCACCATCCTGCTTCTGCCCCTGGCCGTGATCACGGGCCTACCCGTTCTGGTGGTCTCCGGTTGGTACCGGGGGCTCACCCGCTACGCCGGCAGCCATTCCCTCTACGGACTCGTGCCCCGCTCAGGCTCGATGGTGCTGATCCTGCTGCTGATCAGCACCCTGATCGGGGGGCCCCAACCACCTCGCTCATTCTGGATTCTCTACTGGTTGCTGTTCACCGGTGGCGCCATCGCCAGCCGGATCGTGCTGCGCGACGTCCTGGTCCATCACCTTGATCAACGGGACAACCACAATCCCGACAACATCCAGGGCGATGCCACCCTGATTTACGGAGCCGGGGCCTCCGGGATGGCTCTGCTGATGGCCCTGCGCAACGACCCCCGCTTCCGCATCATCGGATTCCTTGACGACGACGAAGGGATCCAGGGCCGAACGCTGCAGAACATGGGAATCCACACGCCCGTCAGGCTGCCCCGATTGATCGAACGTCACGGTGTCACCAAGGTCCTGCTGGCCATGCCGGCCATCTCCAGACGTCGCAAGCGGCTGCTTGTTGACCAGCTCACCCACAGGGGGCTGGAGGTGCTGTCGATTCCCTCCTTGGCTCAGATGGCCAGTGGCCAGAGGATCGTTTCCGACCTGCAGGCGGTGGCGATTGAAGATCTGCTGGGCCGAGAGCCCTCCAATCCCGACCCGGTGCTGCTGAAGGCTGGTGTGCAAGGGAAGGTGGTGATGGTGACAGGAGCGGGTGGCTCGATCGGCAGCGAACTCTGCCGCCAGGTTGTGGCCTTGGGCGCTTCCCGGCTGCTGCTGGTTGAACGCAATGAGTTCGCCCTCTACGCCATAGAGCGCGAGCTGAGATCCCACCCCTTCGGGGTGGAACTCCAAGCCGTTCTGGGCGACGCCTGCGATGCGAGTCGCCTCACCCTGCTCTGCCGCCGGCATGCTGTGGACACGATCTTCCACGCCGCCGCCTACAAGCACGTACCGCTCGTGGAGGCCAATCTCTGCGCCGGAATCGCCAACAACATCGGCGCCACCGAGGCCGTCATCGCCGCCACCCTCGCCACAGGGGTCAGCCGGCTCACCCTGATCTCCACTGACAAGGCCGTCCGCCCGACCAATGTCATGGGGGCCAGCAAGCGCATCTGCGAACTGCTTCTCCAAGCCGCCGCCGCGGAGATCAAAGCGGGCGGACCGATTCTGTCCATGGTTCGGTTCGGCAATGTGCTCGGCTCCTCCGGCTCGGTGATCCCCCTGTTTCACCAGCAGATCTCAACTGGGGGACCGGTCACTGTCACCCATCCGGCCATCACCCGCTATTTCATGACCATCCCGGAGGCCGTGCAGCTTGTGCTCCAGTCCACCGGCATGGCGATCGGAGGCGATCTTTTCCTGCTCGACATGGGTGAACCGGTCCGGATCGCCGACCTGGCCAGGCAGATGATCGAACTCTCCGGCCTACGGGTGCGGGACGAGCACAACAGCGACGGTGACATCGCCATTCAGTACACCGGTCTGCGACCAGGGGAAAAGCTCTACGAAGAACTTTTGATCAGCGCCGACAACCAGCCCACCCAGCACCCGCTGATCCGTCGGGCGAACGAACCCCATCGCGAAGCAGAACAGTTGCTGCCACTCATTCAGCAACTGCACGAGGCTCTCGCCAACTGGGACGAAGCAACAACTGGTGCACTGCTGCGCCGACTGGTGCCGGAATACGATCCCTATGAGGAGCTTTCGACCCCCGCCCTCGTCGACGCGATGGCCCGATGAGCAACCTTGTCGTGCGTCTTGCCAACAGGCTTCTGATGAAGCTGCCACCGTCTTGGCGGGCGGCCATTCCAGCCATTCCCCCACCGACCCCCCGCAATCTCTGGCTTGCCCTTGCCGCCGCCGTGGCGATCCAGAATTCCGCCGTCTTCCAAAGCAGCCAGAGCGAGCACACGACGGTGTTCGCCGTACTGGTATGGGGAGGGGCCGTGATCTGCATGGAGGATCAGTTTGAAGACCTCAATCCCAGGCCAGCCGCCTGGGGGTTGATCCTCGGCACTCTGCTACTGCTCTGGGTCCTGGCCCGATCGGCCGTGATCGTTCACTGGGACGGACTGTTGTTCGCCCTTGCTCCGATCGGCGGCCTTGCCCTGGGGCTGATGGCCGAAAAGCCGGCCAGGCTTGGCCGCTTCCGCGATCCCCTGCTCTGCCTGATGCTGCTGCCGGGCTTCGCCCTGTTGATGCGAGTTCTGCCGGAAGCCCCCCTCAGCCTGCTCACCGCTCGGTTGTCCGGCATCTGGCTCAGCATCCTGGGTCTCGACGTGGTCGTGAATTCCCGCAGCGTGCTGCTTCCTGGTGGCGGCGTACAGGTGCTTGGCCCCTGCAACGGCCTCGATCTGATGGCCCAGATCCTCTGCGTGGGGGTGATCTTTCTGTTGGCCTTTCCGATTCGCTCCTGGGGCAGTCGCTGCCTGATGTTTCTGGCGGCTCCGCTGATCGGACTGATCTGCAACACCTTACGCATCGCTCTTCTGGCCATCTTTGCGGGCAATGGCCACTCCAAGGGAAGCTGGTGGTTTGATTTTTTCCATGAGAGCACTGGATCTCTGGTCTTCTCCGGAGTCGCCGTCCTGATCTTCGGCATGGTCTACATGCGGTTGCTGGAGAGGGAACTACCGCCCCTCCCCTCGCCGCCATCGCAGGGAGAAGCAACGTGATCACCCCTCCACTCCTGGTGAAGTGGTACGGCACCCTCGCCACTGTGGCGGCACTGCTCGCCACCCAGGCCATCGTGATGCCACGTTGGCCCTCAACGGCCTCCGACCCCCTGCCGGCTGAGCAGTTGGAGGCTGGGCTGCGTGGGGCGGGGCTGCTCTCCGGATCGGAGGGGCGCTTGCCAGCCAACCCCTGGCCTGCGAAGCGCAGCCTCGAACTCGCGACATCCGCACCCTTGCGGCTGCCCCTGCGTGGAGGTTTCGAGCTCACCTTGATGGAGGGCTCCGTGCGCCAGCGGTTCAACTTTCAGGCGAGCAGCATGGGCATGGATCAGCCCAGCCTGAAGCTGACTCAGCGCCGTTTGAGCGAATCACCGGTGCCCACAGCGACGGGCCTGGCCGAAGATCGTCCGGTTCTGCAGACCTGCCTCGTGCCAGCCCCTGACCTTAACGATGCTTTCGGGGTGACACGGGAACAACTCACCGCCATTGCCGACCGTCTGGCCAGCGGCAAGGCCGCCGTTCTCGAGCGGGTGATCGGGCTTCAGCCCAATCGCACCTATGACTGCACTCTGATCAATTTGCGTGGGCCGAAAGGGGAGCCACCCTCTGAGCGCCTCTGGAAGCAGATTCTCGACCTGGTCGAGCCAGTGCTGCGATCCCAGCAG
It contains:
- a CDS encoding carbamoyltransferase C-terminal domain-containing protein: MTLILGINAFHADAAAALVRDGVIVAAAEEERFRRIKHWAGFPSEAIAWCLADAGVGPADLDHIAINSQPGAHRWRKVAYTLGHRPDPRFLVARWRNKRERAGLAQQLALAFPGAEIGARLHFVEHHRAHLASAFFASPFQEAAVISVDGFGDFASGAWGHGQDNQLSLDGQIWFPHSLGAFYTAITQYLGFPNYGDEYKVMGLAPYGQPSRMEEMRRIVRLQSDGTYRLDLRYFLHATQKLPHQWSNGAPVVGGHWSPELEALLGPARQAEEPLQQHHMDIARSAQAMYEEAFFHLLRALHRTHPSDQLCIAGGCGANSVANGKVTLATPFQRVYVQAAAGDAGGALGAALDVWHSLGRTRSAPMRHAYLGSQPAPGEVEELLASQSARMALEQAQCSLERPEEGALCQQVAAAIAEGLVIGWFDGRMEWGPRALGHRSILGDPRRADMKDILNLKIKRRESFRPFAPSVLEEAVGDWFSLDGEVPFMMQVYPIREEQRARIPAVTHVDGSGRLQTVNAADNGRYYRLIRAFADQTGVPMVLNTSFNENEPIVATPAQALDCFLRTRMDLLVLGDVLIRRQG
- a CDS encoding glycosyltransferase family 4 protein, coding for MSALHNTAVLMLGGGLGALLLHLLLPLLRRGLVDQPNARSSHKRPTPRGGGLAFVLVGSGLAPLAGAGWPAWIPMICLPLALVGLLDDRLDLPAAGRYGIQIATALALVAITPLPLVWWLLPVAWFAVTAVINFVNFSDGLDGLVAGCASVLLTIAVLAMAPEAGNALLPLLGALLSFLVWNWSPARVFMGDVGSTFLGAVIAGVVLQQGTPAMALGLLLAGFPLLGDPCLCVLRRWQAGQPIFQAHRLHLYQRLHQAGWPHSRVAILYIGATALLGGALLLQGLALELGLLLAALAVGLWLDRHHAIPFSP
- the asnB gene encoding asparagine synthase (glutamine-hydrolyzing); translation: MCGIAGQLGREPGDFAARVGPRLAHRGPDDAGVWQDAETCLVHRRLAILDLSPLGHQPMASPCGRWQLVFNGEIYNHVELRHRLEAEGQHFRGSGDTEVLLAWLIRWGRNGLAALRGMFAFCLYDSHERSALLARDPHGIKPLYLRSGPEGSLAFASELRALLAAEANRPHLDRQSLARYLATGSVSEPATLVQGVQRLPSGHAARWHRGVLSVHPWGALPESLAGASRDTGMTAAEAVALTRSALEDSVAAHMVSDVPVGLFLSAGLDSASLLALAPRGLHTFTIGFEAAGAGGFDESGPADRIASHFGAHHTPLNLSADQVRQWLPAFLDSQDQPSIDGYNTWCVARLATEHGLKVALSGLGGDELFGGYPSFQMVPKLCRWRRRIGPAGPPAAWVLHRLPLGRRARLQRITGLLEAPASLGQAYGCFRGLFSPTEIERLLAHWGLSTSAGTPATGEADGGEAPGGREGVAWLEGTRYLRNQLLPDSDVMAMAAGLELRLPLVDAQLQRRLAPIPTALRLAQGKQLLADSLPELPGWFLNRPKQGFRFPFQLWLDDPASPLALRLPTTPRGIDLAPWYRRWSLMVLQHWLEVHLGVSLSAAPHP
- a CDS encoding nucleoside-diphosphate sugar epimerase/dehydratase, yielding MIPQLTILRHVQKQLLARRLLLVVFDGLMIIAAYLGAFILRLPDATSLSGFLPSTILLLPLAVITGLPVLVVSGWYRGLTRYAGSHSLYGLVPRSGSMVLILLLISTLIGGPQPPRSFWILYWLLFTGGAIASRIVLRDVLVHHLDQRDNHNPDNIQGDATLIYGAGASGMALLMALRNDPRFRIIGFLDDDEGIQGRTLQNMGIHTPVRLPRLIERHGVTKVLLAMPAISRRRKRLLVDQLTHRGLEVLSIPSLAQMASGQRIVSDLQAVAIEDLLGREPSNPDPVLLKAGVQGKVVMVTGAGGSIGSELCRQVVALGASRLLLVERNEFALYAIERELRSHPFGVELQAVLGDACDASRLTLLCRRHAVDTIFHAAAYKHVPLVEANLCAGIANNIGATEAVIAATLATGVSRLTLISTDKAVRPTNVMGASKRICELLLQAAAAEIKAGGPILSMVRFGNVLGSSGSVIPLFHQQISTGGPVTVTHPAITRYFMTIPEAVQLVLQSTGMAIGGDLFLLDMGEPVRIADLARQMIELSGLRVRDEHNSDGDIAIQYTGLRPGEKLYEELLISADNQPTQHPLIRRANEPHREAEQLLPLIQQLHEALANWDEATTGALLRRLVPEYDPYEELSTPALVDAMAR
- a CDS encoding exosortase/archaeosortase family protein, which gives rise to MSNLVVRLANRLLMKLPPSWRAAIPAIPPPTPRNLWLALAAAVAIQNSAVFQSSQSEHTTVFAVLVWGGAVICMEDQFEDLNPRPAAWGLILGTLLLLWVLARSAVIVHWDGLLFALAPIGGLALGLMAEKPARLGRFRDPLLCLMLLPGFALLMRVLPEAPLSLLTARLSGIWLSILGLDVVVNSRSVLLPGGGVQVLGPCNGLDLMAQILCVGVIFLLAFPIRSWGSRCLMFLAAPLIGLICNTLRIALLAIFAGNGHSKGSWWFDFFHESTGSLVFSGVAVLIFGMVYMRLLERELPPLPSPPSQGEAT
- a CDS encoding glycosyltransferase encodes the protein MSATPLPGAAAGAPLPPGTATGLTLIVPTLDSYRLLPRLVTSLQRQSWPHWRVLFIDGPSGAEHRAWLEALCHRDKRFTWQPQEPTFPGIFGAMNQGFLAAPADHWLLCWGSDDWAPSPTALEEALKATRPATPGGDPPDLVVCHGRYAGPGKDGAVRLGRRTAFSSCGAYRLNLFLGSTPPHQATLIGPGARRRVDPFAAPFRLSADLDYFLRLSACADLSCRALDLELVHMGEAGVSGQQTRRRLQEVRLAYGRAFGCLWWIPFLLRYVRRLWSRIPALGKDRMRTGQGR